The Alnus glutinosa chromosome 8, dhAlnGlut1.1, whole genome shotgun sequence DNA segment TTTGTACGCTGCATATGGCAGCGTGGCCAGATaaacacgctgccatctggccgcgtgtctacagtaacatgtactgtagacacgcggcgatttacggctttttttgtagtgaatgagGATCACAATTTTGACAACTtcactttttttcttcagataaaataataaaactatggTGGACCTGTGAGGTTTCAGATGTAGTGCGATCACGCTTGGTGCATTTGGGGTGGCCGTGTCCACTCTGATAGTCCCTCGGGGTTGGTCGTAGCCACCCCAAGCATGCTCATCGAGGGTGGTTTTTTCTATTCCAAATTATGTTATAGGTCGCCAACCACCCATTGTaattcatatgtttttttttgtttttctttttttaaaaataataataataataataataattagtgaGTTCTTTttcattcagtttttttttttttttttatttatttacaatttcaataaaaacatatgtgttgtcaccaaatgAAGAATAAGAATAAGTATTTTATTTCACTCTCCATTCTTTTTTTGATAGAATAACCACTCCCCTACCAATTAATGTGACTATTTAGAAAATATAGAACATATAGTTTACTAATTATAAAGgataaaaatttcctacaaaccattttgtgagaagtacatgtATAGATGTAAACGAGTCAAGCTCGGGTGAGTAGTGCATGTCCAAGCTTGgttcatttaaatttatcacgagCTCGAGCCAATTAACCTCGAGTTTATTtatcacgagctcgagctcatttaTCATGAGTTCGAGCTCAtaacgagttttaaaaattaagctcggctcaactcgcaaaaaagaaatattaatctTTTTGTGGTAAAGTAATTCAGTTACCACTAGTTCCTAATCTTTATAATTTACATTACTATGAATTGTAAACTTATAAGTTAGAATTTAGaaattatgtgacattatatgattataatatatatatatattagatcatattatataatttacatgATTAGATTATATTTAGTCACtagtcatacaaaataagtgttatTGCCTTgttgatatgaatgatgaatcatatgtttattacataatttacattatataatgaagatacaCTATGTTATATTAGTATATTACATAAATTTTAAGATTTAGTATCATATAAACGAGCGAGTTGAGTTTTGTACGggtttgtatcgtttaataatagAATATAGTTTCGTTTCCATGAAGGGCTCTTTAATAACTGAGTCAGGCACGAGCCGAGCTTTATCGAGCCAAGCAAGCTCACGACtagctttgcttcgtttacaCTCTTAAGtacatgttattaaaacaacatatgcttctcacatgcttatataaatgacatatgtcaattttatatgtgggttgtaaaaaatttcctacaaaccagtttataagaaatttctgtccaattATAAATGCTTTACTCTATTTTTGGCAATAATTTTATAATGTTGACAAGTGCCGTTTTTATTTTACAGGGGTAGCTGTATTGCGCCAAATAGTGTCAACTCTCCTTAACCTCTTGGGTATAGATAGTATACTGCATCCACTCATGAATTAATCTCATTTTTTGAACTTctttattctgttttttttttttttttttggttcaatttATAGTTTCTCATTATTTAAACTATATATTTGCGAAGGAGTGAAgcatatatatgaaatgaagtTGGCCCATGTCCAGTCCGGCGAACTCCTGCGTCACATGTGCGAAGAGATATCGATTTCAAACGACGAAGATCGTCGTCGGATGGGTTGCGTTTATTCAGCCATCTTCCGAGCCGTGAAGGAAGGGATTTATGAGTTTGTTTATGACATTGTTAAAGGAAATCCAGATCTGGTGTGGTGCTACGGTGACAAACGCACAACCATATTTCCGAGCGCAGTCCTTTTCCGTGAAGCCAAAATATTTAGCCTTATCTACGGGCTTCATGTGAAGAACGCGATAGTATATTCTAACGATGAGAACtacaataatatattacatatgGCCGGGATGTTAGCAGATTCCACTCAGCTTAATCGCATCCCTGGTGCAGCTTTGCAGATGCAACGGGAGCTACAATGGTTTAAGGTCACCTCTCTTTTACTATACTTTATATTTGTCTGCTTCCTAATTTTATTgacttatatatatttgaaaattttgataggatttaacgaaaaaaaaaaaattaaaagggacATATGCTACTAGCTACATGCATCATGtaagttttgttttcaagaaacctaatgtataaaaaatttacaaattaaactgtccttaaaaaattgtttgagtTTAAAGGATAAATGgaacatagggttagggtttgtgacTGAATATTTATAGTGGAAAAACTTTAGTTTTAAGGCCAGATTGGGTTGCATGAAACTTAGAattgcttgtatatatataggagtcAAAAATCTTCCTTTGTGTATCTGTGCTTGGGTTAGGATTACATGTCACTTTGTGTAGCCTTTCTTTTTAAGACTTTGATTAACAAATGTAGGAGGTGGAGAGCATTGTCTTTCCCAAGGTTACAGAAGCTTTAAACGGGGATAGTTTGAAACCCCGAGAATTGTTTACAAAGAATCACAAGAACCTGATGAAAGAGGGAGAGCGATGGATGAAGGACACATCAACTTCTTGTACAGTGGTAGGTGCT contains these protein-coding regions:
- the LOC133874612 gene encoding uncharacterized protein LOC133874612, with protein sequence MKLAHVQSGELLRHMCEEISISNDEDRRRMGCVYSAIFRAVKEGIYEFVYDIVKGNPDLVWCYGDKRTTIFPSAVLFREAKIFSLIYGLHVKNAIVYSNDENYNNILHMAGMLADSTQLNRIPGAALQMQRELQWFKEVESIVFPKVTEALNGDSLKPRELFTKNHKNLMKEGERWMKDTSTSCTVVGALIVTIMFAVAFTVPGGYNQNTGIPMFLNEKSFMLFIVFDSLSLFSATTSVLMFLGILTSRYAEEDFLKSLPTKMIIGLSTLFFSIASMMIAFCAALSIMLLGQSRFIIPVIGLACVPVCCSE